The genomic region CACCACTACTCACTGCCTACTAAGTAGTCTCACAAGCCTACTCCTGCTTAAACAATTCAATGATAACAAAGTTCCAAAAGGAAAGCTGAGGTTCTGGGCTTTGGCTTGAGACAGATGCTGGCTTGGGGAAAACAGCAGGTTCCGTTATCACTTGACAGCCTACGGCACAGCCGGGGGACATGAAGGCCAAGGAAGGAGGGTTGACTGAGAATCAGGCGCTGCAACCACCTGTTCAATGCCCTTGCAGTCCTCCCATGACAGCAAGAAGCCCTTCACTTGCAAAAGGCACAGACCTCACTCATGTCCCTGGTGATGGGGGCACAGGAGTCACACCTGCCCCTGGCTGCATTCCTCACCCAGGCCCCAAGAACAGTATTGCTCACTTATCCAGTTTCCTCCCTTCTTTATAAAGAGCAGAGACTACATGCTACGGTGGTAAGGAAAGTCTTGCTCAGCGACGCACTGGGAGGCTCAAGGGTTACTCCATTTCATGGAATCCAGGATTGGCAGCTCTCAGAGCCCACACGGGTGCATGTGGCTCCCCAAGACCAGGTGACCAGTGTGAACCTCCCCTGGACAGGCCCAGTTGCTCCCATATCTTTCAGTCTTAATGAGGATGTCAAAAATCTGTGACAACTGGGAGGCCAAAGGATTGCAGGGCCTCAGAGTGCTGGATGGTTGATGTGAAGAGGGACACACAAATGTTCAGAGCGTTAATGTCTCTCTTGGCAGGCCACAAAGCTGTGAGGGGAGGTCCTTTTCTCAACCATGAAGACGCTGGTAACTGAAACATACTGGACCACAACCCTTGGACCCCGACCTTAAATCTGGACCATGGCCCTGGCCTGACCCCCAACCAACCCTACACCTAAACCCTACCCTCACCCCTATGGCCCTGTAAGATATGCTGCCATTATCCAATTAtcctttatttaatattttcacgATATGGGAAAACCGTACCAAAAAACTAACCAGACACTCTATAGACAGCTTTGTTCACATAGTCTGACTTTTGTCTATTCCAACTTCCTGTGTTTAATTACAAATCAGGTTCCCCTAGGTGTGCTAAAATAGTACAGAATTCAGCAACAATACAGTGAAAGAAAACACATGATCCTAACTTCTTAAAACctactttaaaagattttttggaaaaaaaaaaaaaaatagctaagaaTTTTAATTCCACACAGGAAACAAAAGCAATTCCAAAAGGCTAAAGTGTCTTAACTACCTTTATTGGAATCTTTTGGATATCAGCTTAATAAAGTCTTTGTTTCCTATTTCTTGCATTAATCCCCTGAAAGCTCCAGACTGGCAAAAACATTAAGTACACAGCTGATTTCTATATGACattcttaatatttataaattttattatttgttttgcaCATGTCTATGGCTTTACTACTTTCAAGACAAAAGTCACATATAAAAATACAGACTACTCAAAACATAAAAGTCAGCCGATGTCTATGGTTTACAATGCAGAGGTTGCAGACAACACAGACTATATATAATTCATCtgtttttgaaaacagaaagcaCTGAACTCTAGAGAAAGGTGCTAATACATGGGGAAGCTCACTGATGACTCTCCTTTATGTTTATAATATAGATCAACACCAAATTATTTCACATatactatctatctatatatattttcttttttttaaccaaattctGGTGTAGAAGTCACAAACCAACATGTAGATACAAAATGTTAGGAAGGGTTTAACATATATAGGGGAAAATAATGTCTTACGCATTGTAAAGAGTTCTTACAATCCAGCATAAAGGCAAATGTGGTtgaaaaaaatagggaaattcATACACaatgatagaaaaaaattcaGTCGTCACCTAATATCAACAGATTTCCAATATCACTTATTTAACATTATGTTCAAAAACGTATATGTGCTGCAGAGGTCTCTACAAATCAATTAGAATAACGTCAACAAGATCTGCAAACAGAAGCCTTAGAAAGTAAACATGACTCATGCTTCTGTCTCTGAGAGAATGAGGCTTGACTTCCAGTGAAAGGCAGGTGAGCACAGCAGTGAAGAAACCTTTACAACAGCTTAACTGTACCAATTTAGGGGGCTGTACACATTTCCCCAGCTATGCGTGCACACAGTATTCTATGATAAAatgatacaatttttttaaaaaagcataaatgaaaaaaaaaaatagaactcagTGAAGCTAGTGAAACCACAAAGGCATGGAACTCCAGCAACATTTGAGAAGCTAAGGGATAAAATTAATCATAAAATCTGGATGATCAATCTTCCATCAGCACTCTGATTTTGGATTTACTGTTAAGATTTTATACTAGTCTTTAGATAAAATTGAAAAGTCTGACAAGAACCGATGTTTTGGAAGAAGCAGTGTCACCTATAAACATCCTGCTACCTGACTAACAGGACGGCCTCTGCTTCAAGACCCGGGACGTGATAAGACAGGAAGCTCTCAACACACAGGCCTGGAGAAGATGGACTGCACATATCACTGTTGAGTGAAACCACTCTACTGCAAGAGCTACTGATCATTTAtgtttgttcttaaaaaaaattacaaaactaaCCAATCTTTTTCTCCAGAATTACAAAAGATAAAATCTGTGAGTCAGTACTGTAATGTAATTACAGAAAAATAGCCAACAGAAGAAAAATCCACGGGCTGTCCACATCATCCCCAATCCAATTCCTGTAGCCAGTACCTTCCACGTGCTCTGAAGACAGAGCCTCAGAAACCGTCACCTCAAAGTTGAATCAATGATCATCTCTGTCACTGCGGCACAAGCAATGTAGCTTCTTTGTTAACACAACACTGGCTTCCTTCTTCAGGATCTTCTTTGATGGTATTACTCAACGCCGGTTCTTTTAAAGATAACAAAGGTGTCACAAAAAATTCCTTGGAAATCCTCTGCAATTCCACAAAGACATCTGGCAATTTCATACTTTCATTCCTCCCCcatcacaatttttctttttctaaattacaaGTGACAATTCACATAAGATTTCgttaatttacttaaaataagGGAGGGCTTTTcagtggctccccactccagaTAACTGACAGATTTAGTGAAACTATTAGTGAAACTCAGTGCCAGTAATTAAAAGGTTGATACTATAAAATTCAAACTCGGGCATAGGCATGTCCCATTCAGAAAAGATTTTATAGAGTTAAAAACTTGTGCTTTCTGTCTCACATTTTATAAGCAACACAGGTTAATTTCaacttcagttttcctttttgatGCAGGGTATCTCATGTAAGGAACAGTCTCCCAGCCGTCTCCACACACAGACCTCAGTGATTCCTGAGAGCAGGAAGTCAGCGCTTCCTCCAGGGGACTCTCGCCCTTTTGAGAGAACACTCTTAACTTACGGACTGTGTTCATAGAAGTCAGACTGAGGGAGGAGCGCTCTAGATGACAGTCAAGGACAGACGAGATGCAGAGAGGAGCCCCTCCTTCACCAGTGCCCCTGCCCCGGTGGCCCTCCAGGCAGACTGGGTCTCCCCCCTGAACCACAGACCTACTTTTCTCTGTAATAAAGCAGGTAGTACTTCAGGGGATCTGGCAGAGGGAGGCTCAGGACCTTCTCACGCAGGAAGTTCACCGGGGGCTCAGGCTTGGTATCCGGCGGGGTGGTCACCTCTTCTTCCCGCCGCTCCTCCTCCAGGTCTCCAGAGCTGTTGTCATCAGAGGGGTTAGAGATCCGACTGGCAAAGACCTCTTTGTCCAAAAAGACAATCGTTTCCATTCGGCGGCGGCGAACTCTCCTTCGTTTAAACCTGGGAGTGTTCTTCAGTCCATTTCCGTTTTTGTTCACTGCTTCCTGGTGAATGACCTTCTTGATGGTGCCCCGGATGGCGATGCGCGCCAGGTCCTGGAGGCTGCGAACCGCCAGGGGTGCTGCGTGCAAAGAACAAGACTCAGTCTCACCTTCGTGACATCACAAGGTCTAGACATCTGAGAAAATTCTAACCTCATTTTCATTCACTGGCAAATTTACAAACACATGACAAGAACGACAAGAACAGGAGAGGGTTGGAGGCAAATGTTATCTATGCTCTGATTTGCAttcatatggtatttttcaaaacatattttcaaataaactgACCCTTAAATCAGATAAGAAAAGGAAGCAGCACTGCTTGGATAATCAATCAGTGGAAGAATCAGAACCAGGGTTATAGGGTTTGGTCCCCTGGCCTCTGGCTTCACTTCTCTATTTGCTGTGTTCACTGATGCATTCTCTCATCCAGCAGAAATACAGTGACCACGGGGCTCCAGCattcttttatctattttaatattttcacagtATTTCAGGAATTTAagtatttgttcctttttttattaaagtagagAACAAgcagttccaaaacatttttagGAACAAAATTCCCAAAGCacatcaaggaaaaataaaatctggtaaTTAAATTACATGGCAATATAAGGGTTTCTCTGAGGGGAACAGAATTATTAGGGATCATGTTTTAAATACATTAAACTGAAAATGAGCTTCACTTTCTACCCCCCAAACCTAACTTCTCCGAAAAATATTAACCCACACTATAGAGAGTGCTCCTCTGCTGCATGCAGTATCTCTTACCCAAACCACAGAGGCCCTCACAGAATCGGCTCTGCACTCGCTGCCCCACGGGagccccaggctcctttgccagGACACGGGAGGGGCCCTGGCACTCACCTGCTCCTAGACACCCCAACACGGCATCCTGCCCCAATGCCACTCAGCGCTCCTCCTGCTGTGACCCCCCAGGACGCTTTCTCAGACCTTTGACAGTCTGCTCCGGCCTCCAGCTCACCCCAATGGGCCACTGGTGGAAGCCACCTCTTCCCCTGGCCCCAGTCTCTCCTGCTGCCTCTTCCTCTTCCACCCAGCCTGGCATGTTCCCTAAAGAGGTTCCCCTCTGCTTATGCCTACTGATCCCTGGTTTGACATCCATCCCATGGCCTCAAGTAACACAAAGCAGTGAAAAGCTCCCTGGGTTCCAACCCAGGCCTGACTGGGGTCAGAGCCTCCCATACACCCACCTTCACAACATGCCAGCCAGCTGTGACTCCCACATCCTTCCTCAGAAAGGCCCCGCGTGCCTCCTGAGTCCCTGACGTTATGGAATCCAGTGTCTTAGCTTTGGTCTTtatctcctgcctggaaaatcccaagggtcTCCTGACTGGCTCCTGCCCACAGTCTGATCACCTGCCCATCCATCCAAGAGCTGACCCTCATCAACGTGACTCTACTAGCCTAGGAACCTCTGGCCCACGAGATAAAGTTACAAATAACTGGAATGTTCACTTCAGGAGCCCTAAATAGCATCATAGTTGCTCATTGGGCCACATCTGCTTTGAAGCCCTGGCCttaaaacctgcatctccaggTGCCCTCCATCACACCATGACCCTGTCCAGCATGACCAAGACACTGGTCTCAAGTCCGGCCTGAGCCCTCACCTTCCAAAACTCTGCAGAGGCTCTGGACAGCAGTGCCCTCCCCACTGCAGGTCACATCTGCCTCCTTGTTCTGAAGGCATTTTCAGGGAAGCAAGCACTTGATAAAGTCATCTTCCCCTGACCACCAGGGAGTCTAGAGGCGCCACATCTTCTATTTAAAATATGGGACAGGCTCCACCACCTACATGATGAACTCGGGTCTAAGCACCTGCCCACCCAGTGCTTCCCACAACCTGACTGCACACATCAGGTCCTCCAGCTGACAGTTACCTGCCTCAGCTcatgcttctcttctattttttctctttctagagaGTTTCCTTTCACCCTTGAATATTAAGCACAAATGAcctaaaataactcaaaataagctaaaaaccgattataatttttaaatgatttcaagggattttttttaaaaatcacttgtaAAACTTTAAGGCTTCAGTGAGTGGAAAAATTCTCTTTAATATTAAAAGGCTCCTGATGAATTTTGTTTCCCTTCAAATTCTAGAAAGagtaaaaagatttaaaaggtaAGTAAGAATCTCTGCACTCACGTAACTGGACGAGCCTCGACTTCCCGGACTCGGACTGGCAGGGCTGGATCAGTGGAGCAAAGGAGACAGCCAGAATCTTCTTGGTTTCCCAAGCAGAAGGGCCAGTGCGCGTTATCTTAGTCAGCTGTCCCAGAGATTAAAATGAGAATATTCAAAAGATTTCACCACTGgtagtttatatttaaatacaatcACTCctatatgaccaacctagacagcattaacagcagagacattactttgccaacaaaggtccatctagtcaaggctatggtttttccagtggtcatgtatggatgtgagagttggactataaagaaagctgagcaccgaagaattgatacttttgaactgtggtgttgaataagactcttgagagtcccttggactgcaaggagatccaaccagtccatcctaaaggagatcagtcctggatgttcattggaaggactgatgctgaagctgaaactccaatactttggccacctgatgcaaagaagtgactcattggaaaagaccctgatgctgggaaagattgaaggcaggaggagaaggggacgactgaggatgagatggttggatggcatgaccgacttgatggacataggtttgggtggactccgggagttagtgatggacaggggggcctggcatgctgcagttcatggggtcacaaagagtcattcatgactgagcaactgaactgaactgaactgatatacaatCTAAAAAAACACAGACACTAAAGATGAAAACACCTGACAACGCGGGCTTCTGACATGACATGACCAGAATGACACCTAACTTAGCAACATTCTTGCAAAGGTACTCCAGTTCCTAGTACAATGAGAGAAGGAATGTGGGGAATCTGATAAGACAAGCTTCTTACAGACTTTCCAAAGAAGTCACTGTTGTAGGGGAAACGTAAGGAGACCAGGGTGATCCTAAAGTAAAAGTTCATTAAAGACACAACCACCTGCAACCTAGACTGAGTCCTGGCTGTTGTTCTGGGGGATGGAAACTACAAGAAGAGACCATCTTGCCCCCACTGAACAGCAGCTACCATCACAAATCAGTGCTGCTTCCTCAAAGGTGAGTGGGCCACCCTGGATGTGGGTACCTGGCCTCACTCTCGGAGGTGCACATCGATGTGTCTAAAGGGCTTCCAGGGATGCAGCCCCCATGGGACACAGGGTTGTCTGGCTGACACGCTGCAGTGTAGGTCAGCCAGATGGTTCCTGTGAACCACAGCACAAGGAGCACCTCGAGAACTCGACTGGACAACACAGTCACGCATGTGCTCCATGACCGTGCCAGGTTCTGAATGGCCTGAACAGTTCACAGTAGGATTTCTGGTCAGCTTTGACAAGCCACAATGATTGCGCTCTCATCTAAAAATATCTAAGCTAGCAAAATCCTCTAAAAACTAAGACTGTGTCCTGGATCTCAGAACTAAAAGAACTAAGTTCTCATGTACCAGACAAACATCAACAACTTACCACATTCCTATATACCAGCaaatctttttttcaaaaatgttttaaaaggagAACTTCAGTTATCATGAACGTGAAATATTTGAATTTAATCAGTAAACTATGAGTAAACCtgtaaacaaaactataaatCCCTATTTCATGCTGGAGTATTCATCTGCATGAATACTGAAAAGATGTCTTCGATCCCTCATTCATCTAGATGTTAACACAATGTATTTCTGCAACACAACACAGACTTCTAAACTCATTCGTATAAATAAATACGTACTTAAAACAATACtctagaaagaaaagcaaacacaggGACATCTGGCCCTATCCTGCAAACTACTAAAACAGCAATAAGAACCGACTCCTGGCGACCTGCCTCTGACATGGCCAAGGTTAAACAGCCTCTGGTCAGGCACTCCTGCAGGAGGTCACGAATTCAGACAAAACCAAGGTAATGTCCACGGTCTGTACAGGctcttcacagcagcactgtttctaACAGTGAAAGATGCCTATCTGAAATAACCACAGCCTTACACACCCCTATCCGAAACAGCCACAGCCTTAAACACACCTATCCAAGATAGCAACAGCCTTACACACCCCTGTCCAAAACAGCCACGGCCTTATACACCCCTATCCGAAATAGCAACAGCCTTACACACCCCTATCCAAAACAGCCACAGCCTTATACACCCCTATCCAAGATAGCAACAGCCTTACACACCCCTGTCCAAAACAGCCATGGCCTTATACATCCCTATCCGAAATAACAACAGCCTTACACACCCCTATCCGATACAGCACAACCTTATACACCTCATCTGAAACAGCCACAGCCTTATAAATCTCTATCCGAAACAGCCACAAGCCTTATACACACCTATCTGAAACAGCCACATTCTTATAcaccaacaaaaattttaataaacaaaacagTTATGATAAAAAAGAATTTCTAGCTATAATcaacatcactttttaaaaaactaaatgatGTATAAAACTTAACAACTCTCATATGTATGAATGGGTGGGTGGAGTGTAAAAAAGTGTGTACCCtcactgaaaatttttttttttttttaatttttatttttcagtgggttttgtcatacattgatatgaatcagccatagagttacacgaattccccatcccggtctcccatcccacctccctctccacccgattcctctggatcttcccagcccaagtgaggtgagccagaaagataaagaacattacagtatactaacacatatatacggaatttagaaagatgaaaatttttttaGCTTCTACTTTTTTAACGAAagataaaccaaaaacaaaaaatgagtcACCTACAGGTGAAGGGAGCAGAGAAGAGGGGACATACACAGAATAAAATTCTGAGTATTCCTTGCTTAGACTTTGGAATCTTAAAACTATTTTACAAAGTTGAGATCCCCAAAATGGCGACCtctcaaaactgaaagaaaagaaaacaaatgagcaGTTCTTTGGGGCTGGTGTCATAACTTTACACAGAGGTGTAATTCCCAGTAACTTAAAACATAGTAATTTGAACATCTCTAGTGGAATATAAGGACAATACAGTGGGGCCCCCAAGCCACTCCctgacaaaacaagaaaaatcctGCACTAGTTTCAGAATTCAGATTGCTACTGATGACACCATGCATTGCAGATTAACAGTAAGCCAGGTGGTTGGGGATCAGGACTTTCAGTTTGAGAAAAAAGTACTACTGATGTAACactaaaatgtgagaaaaaagaACCCTGGTCCTGATCTTGATTTGGAAGTATTGATATGAACTTATGGTGTCTTTTCTCTCCAAAacatcaaaccaaaaaaaaaaaaatgtgtgtgtgtgttggggcagtGGGTGGCAGTTGACTCCCAAGCATTAGTGGtccatcagaaaaacaaacagggaTCCACAATCACCTTCGAGATCGCAACTGTGGTGTCTAAACACCAATTCCCACCAAACTGAAAACGAACAGGGGttattcattttcagaaaaagttaATTCCAAGTCTGGAACGTCTTCTTAccagaaattaacaaaactatCAAAGATTCTTGAGGCTGCAGAGTCCAAGAGCCAATGTGGAGAGGCAGCCATGGCCAAAGTGAGACAGTGTGAACTCTGATAAGGGTCACACAGagattaaaatattaagtatGCTTTTGCATGAATTCATTTTGctaaaaaaatcaagcaaaaccTCACTGGTTACTATCTTTGGCAGATGCTAGGAAACCAATTATTGAGAAAAACTGATAAACAAAGGTTAATAAGAATGAGAATTTATCCTGTACCTCCTTTTATAAAGTATACCTCAAGGTAAACAAATAACTAATGAGGGTGTTTCTCTCCACCTGTGTATTCCGGCTACTGAATaaacagaaatgacagaatgacgtCATTCTACAGCCCTTAACAAAACAATGGATCAGGGCCAGTCACACTGCCAGCATCAGAAAGAACGAACAGGCAAGATCTTAAATAAGGAAGAACTCTGTAACTGCTGGCTAGTATTCAGGTGTcctttttcctccaaaataaatCAAATCAGAACATAAGCAAGTCCTCAGGACCCGCCCCACCTTGGCCTCTCTCtagcctgttttctcatctgcgAGAGGAAGGGATTTTTAACAAGAGTTACAAGAGAAAATGCCTGTCAACTCCCCAGAACAGACCTCAGCAGACAGCTGAGTGCACAAAAACCGCCAGTTACAAGAGGCCCTGACCTTCTCTTCCAGCGGCATGACCAGGATGCCCCCGACCTTGAGGAGACTCTTCATGTACTCCTCGTGTTCCTTCTGCACGCCTGCCCCGCAGTACACCCGGTCATACTGAGAACAATCTGGGGAAATCTCCAGGCAATTGCCAGTAACAAAAGAGGGTTCACAGAAGTCAAACCTGAAAGCAAAAGATGTTTTCCACAACTAAATATACCACGTTATAACAAGTCTATATAGTAAATCTACATTAAACATAGGTTATGTTTTCACTGTACAATCCCACAGCGACATAATAAAATTAAGAGTCAGAAGCTGAGATACCAGACTTCTGAAAGAACTATGTGAGTAATAAACAGAACTCTAgaaattccaaagaaaatattatgaaagtCAGTATCATAAACACAATCCAAACTTAAGTCACCCAAGCTCCAAGCATATCACTATCTTTGCTGTTATCATTATCTTATTATCTTACATCTTCATTATCTTTTACTATCCTATCTTGCTTTATATCTTATTCAAGATCTActgagtaaaaaaagaaaaaaatatatttggtttttctaaattttaatccCTAAAGTAAGGACTTAAATGCCTTGTTTTAAAATGGCAAACGCTAGTCACATGGTACATTTAAAGACAAGTGCAACAATTCCATTTCAGAAACAAGGACATGATAAAATGCTGCCTCTATTGGaaacatgaaaattaagaaaaaatgaacattctatttccttctcttacACTGGTAATAAATTACCTTTATTTAGgtatcataattaaaaaaaaaccaaaaacttaaggtccttaaaaacacaaaatatttttaaaataactagaacatatacacacatatcactGACTCACCTGCCACAGTTTAATCACAATTGCCAGAACATGAACAGTAATAAACTGATTTCTTTCCACTCAATCCAAAGTTTAAGTTATAACTGACACCCAGACCCATGGACAGTTTTGGTCTTACTTGTCAAAGCTGTCGCTTGTCCTGATGAAGAAGTCCAGCTTCTGCTTTGCATACTCTGTCACATCTGAATGGAGTTCCACCCCGTGGTTCACTCCAAAAGGGCCTAAAAGGTTTCAGAataagaaaacatacagaaacaGGACAAGTACCCCCactctttatttctatttcatcgACTGCAACACATTTGACTGGACGTGTATAATTACAGAAATTCACATTTATTGGGCCGAAATCACCCTGGAAATCCAATCTTTAAATACGCAGACtagcctctgctcaccacatTATCAATACTCCTTACATGGCACTACCAACTCACAGCTTCCTAAAGCCTTGATTGTCCTATCCTCAAACTTTTCAAGAATCATCTGAAAAGGTAAAACAGCCAAGGTCTGAAACCAAGAGTTACAGGTGCctctaaaccagtcaatcctaaaggaaatcaaccctaaatattcactagaaggactgacgctgaagttgaaactccaatactgtggccacccgatgcaaagagccaactcactggaaaagaccctgatgctgggaaagactgaaggccggaggagaaggggacgacagaggatgagctggttggatggcatcaccgactcaacggacacgagtttgagcaagctccgggagacagtgaaggacacggaagcctggcgtgctgcagtccatggagtcacacagagttggacacaacttagcaactgaacaacaacaatgaattaAAGAAGAAACGTGTCTTTGCAAAAGAAAGTGGACACAAGTcttttttccaacaaaggtctccCCAAACACTCTAATGtggtatttaatcctcacaaaatagTTTTAATCATTATCAAAATAAAACTGTAACTCCAAAGTCACAATGACatattttttaagcaaaataaatttatcagggactttcctggtagtccaggggctaagactccacactcccaatgcaaggggccaggttccatccctattcaggaaactagatcccatatgccgcaactaacacccagcacagctaaataaatgaaataatgaaagagaagaaagaagtttATCAATAATTGGAACTAAAGTTATGAGAAAAGTCAGGAGCCCACTTAATGATAAAAGTGCTTCCTCTACATACAAATGCCGCTGGGTTAAATCTCAGTGAGAACTACTGACACAAAACAGCTTCACTGAATCTCTAGGTTTTAAGAATCCATTTGTATGAAGGTCAAAACAGCCAACACTCATCTGTGTGATGGAGGTGAGTATACTTCCCCCTGGAGTGGATGGGGTCCTACTATTGGAGGGGCGGCCATGGGAACCTCTGGGGCACAGATTCTGCTCTGCATTTTGTTCTGGGTGGTGCTTATATGGAGGAGGATGTAAAAAGTCACCAAGCTTCATACTTCATACTACATTCATACATGCTTCATGCAACTTTGTCAAGTTACTATGGGTAAGTTataccttgatttttaaaaaatctgcatgaGAAAATGAACATGGCGTCTCGGGCTTTATTTAGAAGACATACATACAAAGTCACAATGTAACACTCAACCCTACATCCAACAGAAACACTGGTAAATGCAGCCATCTGTGCACTGCACACACATCTCTGCTTCCACTGATCACCTGGTCCCTTCCCGGTGCAGCAGCTCCCCCAGGTGCAGGCTTCCCTGCCTCTACTGGACGACTCACCCGCTCTCCTTTCTCAATGCCTCCCACACAGAGTGGCTGCTAAAACAGCCTCTCATCAAAACACAGCCTACGTGAGAAGTCACATTTCCAGTTTATGACACCACATCCACATTACTTCCTGCCCAATCTCACCACTCTCTTGGTCACTTGCCAGAGACCAAAAAAACATGCATTTACTTCCCCCTCATCACATTAGCCCCTCAGCTCTGTTAGACTCTTACTGAGGA from Muntiacus reevesi chromosome 2, mMunRee1.1, whole genome shotgun sequence harbors:
- the PCMTD2 gene encoding protein-L-isoaspartate O-methyltransferase domain-containing protein 2 isoform X1, which codes for MFTAAEVGAANRRAAGRGAPGRGAPEELQLCLSVISKMGGAVSAGEDNDELIDNLKEAQYIRSELVEQAFRAIDRADYYLEEFKENAYKDLAWKHGNIHLSAPCIYSEVMEALDLQPGLSFLNLGSGTGYLSSMVGLILGPFGVNHGVELHSDVTEYAKQKLDFFIRTSDSFDKFDFCEPSFVTGNCLEISPDCSQYDRVYCGAGVQKEHEEYMKSLLKVGGILVMPLEEKLTKITRTGPSAWETKKILAVSFAPLIQPCQSESGKSRLVQLPPLAVRSLQDLARIAIRGTIKKVIHQEAVNKNGNGLKNTPRFKRRRVRRRRMETIVFLDKEVFASRISNPSDDNSSGDLEEERREEEVTTPPDTKPEPPVNFLREKVLSLPLPDPLKYYLLYYREKTGVE
- the PCMTD2 gene encoding protein-L-isoaspartate O-methyltransferase domain-containing protein 2 isoform X2 — protein: MGGAVSAGEDNDELIDNLKEAQYIRSELVEQAFRAIDRADYYLEEFKENAYKDLAWKHGNIHLSAPCIYSEVMEALDLQPGLSFLNLGSGTGYLSSMVGLILGPFGVNHGVELHSDVTEYAKQKLDFFIRTSDSFDKFDFCEPSFVTGNCLEISPDCSQYDRVYCGAGVQKEHEEYMKSLLKVGGILVMPLEEKLTKITRTGPSAWETKKILAVSFAPLIQPCQSESGKSRLVQLPPLAVRSLQDLARIAIRGTIKKVIHQEAVNKNGNGLKNTPRFKRRRVRRRRMETIVFLDKEVFASRISNPSDDNSSGDLEEERREEEVTTPPDTKPEPPVNFLREKVLSLPLPDPLKYYLLYYREKTGVE